One genomic segment of [Phormidium] sp. ETS-05 includes these proteins:
- a CDS encoding rhodanese-like domain-containing protein, which yields MSEQLENEEIPIITVDELAVRLQQDREGLQLLDVREPKEVAIAAIDGFENLPLSQFAAWSEQIDTRFDPEAETLVMCHHGIRSAQMCYWLRSVGFTNVKNIAGGIDAYSQRVDPAVPRY from the coding sequence ATGTCTGAACAATTAGAAAACGAAGAGATACCGATAATTACCGTAGATGAGTTGGCGGTGCGATTACAGCAGGACCGAGAGGGATTGCAACTGCTGGATGTACGGGAACCCAAGGAAGTGGCCATAGCGGCGATCGATGGGTTTGAAAACCTCCCCCTGAGCCAGTTTGCCGCCTGGTCGGAGCAGATAGATACCCGCTTTGACCCGGAAGCGGAAACCTTGGTCATGTGCCACCACGGTATCCGATCGGCTCAAATGTGCTATTGGCTAAGGTCTGTGGGATTTACCAATGTGAAAAATATTGCGGGAGGCATCGATGCCTACTCCCAAAGAGTGGATCCGGCAGTACCTCGGTATTAA
- a CDS encoding PH domain-containing protein → MGIKEEIYYAGGPHRGDLIFNLLLGLTVVALPLTVGAIVRALWLRYRITNRRISITSGWMGRDRADVVYSEIAKVVTVPRGLGLWGDMVVTLKDGSRLEMRALPNFRDLYAYINGKLSPQAQQKSGANR, encoded by the coding sequence ATGGGGATTAAGGAGGAAATCTACTATGCAGGGGGTCCGCACCGGGGGGATCTGATCTTCAACCTGCTGCTGGGTTTAACCGTGGTGGCGTTGCCTCTAACGGTGGGAGCGATCGTGCGAGCCTTGTGGCTGCGATATCGGATTACCAACCGACGCATTTCCATCACTAGCGGCTGGATGGGGCGCGATCGGGCTGACGTGGTGTACTCGGAAATTGCTAAAGTAGTAACGGTTCCCCGAGGTCTCGGTTTGTGGGGGGATATGGTCGTCACTCTCAAAGACGGCTCCCGGTTGGAAATGAGGGCATTGCCTAATTTTCGCGACCTCTATGCCTACATTAACGGCAAATTGTCCCCCCAAGCCCAGCAAAAAAGTGGGGCGAACCGATAG
- a CDS encoding DUF2808 domain-containing protein: MRRLLSILLVTGCAMTGLPGASLAQSNRGFTIFGGPERGYELDYHLERGRADVSDRYRLRIPGRKLAGAISKLTIDYPDYYRGRFDPRQVQVLVGQEKVALTCTENTVEESQTGAIGQPQGQNTSPCKVLWDAQKRAIEVYFPQPLTGSKDLELVLSNVRNPWRGGMFYFNCRISSVTGSPVPQYVGTWVLTID; encoded by the coding sequence ATGCGTCGTCTGTTATCTATCTTGTTAGTGACTGGTTGTGCCATGACCGGATTGCCAGGAGCCAGCTTAGCCCAGAGCAATCGCGGTTTTACCATATTTGGCGGTCCAGAACGGGGATACGAGCTGGACTATCACTTGGAACGGGGGAGAGCGGATGTGTCCGATCGCTATCGCCTGCGCATTCCCGGGCGGAAGCTCGCCGGGGCAATCTCTAAACTGACCATTGACTATCCCGACTACTACCGAGGCAGATTCGACCCCCGCCAGGTACAGGTATTAGTCGGTCAAGAAAAAGTCGCCCTGACTTGCACCGAGAATACAGTAGAAGAGAGCCAAACTGGAGCCATTGGACAACCCCAGGGGCAAAACACCTCCCCATGTAAAGTGTTATGGGATGCCCAAAAGCGAGCTATAGAAGTTTACTTCCCGCAGCCCCTCACTGGGAGCAAAGATTTAGAGCTAGTGCTTTCCAACGTCAGGAACCCCTGGCGGGGAGGGATGTTTTACTTCAACTGTCGGATATCCAGCGTGACGGGCTCGCCCGTACCGCAATACGTGGGCACTTGGGTTTTGACCATCGATTAA
- a CDS encoding Re/Si-specific NAD(P)(+) transhydrogenase subunit alpha: protein MKIGVAKEIEVGERRVALVPDVIARLTKKGIEVWVEQGAGEAAFFSDEAYTAAGAKIISDPATLWGEVDVLVKVAPPKDGEVSQMRSGSLLIGFLNPLGNPLVAAQLASRGVTAFSMEMIPRTSRAQSMDALSSQAGVAGYKATLIAAAACPKFFPMLTTAAGTIRPAKVFIMGAGVAGLQAIATARRLGAVVEAFDIRPAVKEEVQSLGAKFVEVQLAEETVAAGGYAREISEESKRRTQEVVAQHVAAADVVITTAQGPGKKAPQLVTEEMVAGMKPGSVIVDLAAEQGGNCALTQAGKDVVVQGVTIIGPINLPASMPVHASQMYAKNVSTLLELMAPKGELNLNFEDDIIRDTCLTHQGEIRSDRVRDALEAVKAKV, encoded by the coding sequence ATGAAAATAGGCGTAGCGAAAGAAATAGAAGTGGGCGAACGGCGGGTGGCGTTGGTGCCAGATGTCATCGCTCGGTTGACCAAAAAAGGTATCGAGGTGTGGGTAGAACAAGGTGCCGGAGAGGCGGCGTTTTTCTCTGATGAGGCATACACCGCTGCTGGGGCCAAAATCATCTCGGATCCGGCTACCCTCTGGGGTGAGGTGGATGTGTTGGTGAAAGTGGCTCCCCCCAAAGATGGGGAAGTGAGCCAAATGCGCTCAGGTTCCTTACTGATTGGGTTTTTGAATCCTTTGGGTAATCCCCTGGTGGCGGCGCAACTGGCTAGCCGGGGGGTGACGGCTTTTAGTATGGAGATGATCCCACGCACTAGCCGCGCTCAAAGTATGGATGCGCTCTCGTCTCAGGCGGGGGTAGCGGGTTATAAAGCTACTCTAATTGCGGCGGCGGCTTGTCCTAAGTTTTTCCCGATGTTGACTACGGCTGCAGGCACGATCCGTCCGGCGAAGGTGTTTATTATGGGTGCTGGGGTGGCTGGTTTGCAGGCGATCGCCACGGCTCGCCGTCTCGGGGCGGTAGTGGAAGCCTTTGATATCCGTCCCGCTGTTAAGGAAGAAGTCCAAAGCCTCGGCGCCAAGTTCGTAGAAGTCCAGCTCGCCGAGGAAACCGTGGCTGCTGGTGGCTATGCGCGGGAAATCTCGGAAGAATCTAAACGCCGCACCCAAGAAGTGGTAGCGCAACATGTCGCCGCTGCAGATGTGGTGATTACTACCGCTCAGGGTCCTGGTAAGAAAGCGCCCCAGTTGGTGACAGAGGAAATGGTAGCGGGGATGAAACCGGGCAGCGTAATTGTGGACTTGGCGGCGGAACAAGGCGGTAACTGCGCTTTGACTCAGGCGGGTAAAGATGTGGTGGTACAGGGTGTCACGATTATCGGACCGATTAATCTCCCCGCTTCTATGCCGGTTCACGCTAGCCAGATGTATGCCAAAAACGTCTCTACTTTATTGGAGTTAATGGCGCCAAAAGGTGAACTTAATCTCAATTTTGAAGACGATATCATCAGGGATACTTGCCTGACTCACCAGGGGGAAATTCGCTCCGATCGCGTGCGCGATGCCTTGGAAGCTGTGAAGGCCAAGGTTTAA
- a CDS encoding acyl-CoA desaturase: MQSISMTIAPSRVTFAKNIGFRQELNRRVEAYFTAHNISKRDNPEMYLKTATIGAWVIASWLFTLFGPPVMWMKVLGCVSLGLAIAGVGFSVGHDANHGGYSNSKKINQIIGFSYDLIGLSSYLWRFRHNFLHHTYTNILGHDVEIHGDGLIRMSPSMEHKWYHKYQHLFIWLIYPLIPFYWTFGDVQIILFKRKYHDHIVPKPSAFELTALLGLKAIWLGGFIGIPITLGYTPLQAIGGFVITYLTYGFWICVIFMLAHVMENAEFIQPEPGVNAINDEWAILQVKTTVDFAPNNWFLNWYLGGLNYQVVHHLFPHVCHIHYPKIAPILAEVCQEFGVKYNVCDTFGEALLCNYRWLKKMGQTPEYLPNASEPII, translated from the coding sequence GTGCAATCCATTTCTATGACCATCGCACCATCGCGGGTAACTTTTGCCAAGAACATTGGCTTTAGACAAGAACTCAATCGACGAGTAGAAGCATATTTTACAGCGCATAATATTTCCAAGCGCGATAATCCAGAGATGTACCTCAAAACCGCCACCATTGGCGCCTGGGTAATTGCCTCTTGGTTATTTACTCTCTTCGGTCCGCCTGTGATGTGGATGAAAGTCCTGGGTTGTGTTTCTTTGGGATTAGCGATCGCTGGGGTCGGTTTCAGCGTCGGACATGATGCCAACCACGGTGGCTATTCTAATAGCAAAAAAATCAATCAAATTATCGGTTTTAGCTACGACTTAATCGGGCTTTCCAGTTATTTATGGCGCTTCCGTCACAACTTCCTCCACCATACCTACACCAATATTCTCGGACATGATGTGGAAATCCACGGGGATGGACTCATCCGCATGTCTCCCAGTATGGAACATAAGTGGTATCACAAATACCAGCACCTGTTTATTTGGTTAATTTACCCTTTGATTCCTTTTTATTGGACATTTGGCGATGTCCAAATTATCTTGTTTAAGCGCAAATACCACGACCATATCGTTCCCAAACCATCGGCTTTTGAGCTGACAGCCTTGCTGGGACTTAAAGCTATCTGGCTAGGTGGTTTTATCGGGATTCCGATCACTCTCGGCTACACTCCCCTTCAAGCGATCGGTGGCTTTGTCATTACTTATCTCACTTATGGATTCTGGATTTGCGTCATTTTCATGTTGGCGCACGTGATGGAAAATGCCGAATTCATCCAGCCAGAACCGGGAGTTAATGCAATTAATGATGAATGGGCAATTTTGCAGGTCAAAACAACGGTTGATTTCGCTCCTAACAACTGGTTTTTAAACTGGTATTTGGGCGGGCTAAATTACCAAGTTGTGCATCACTTGTTTCCTCATGTTTGCCATATTCATTATCCAAAAATTGCCCCAATTTTAGCAGAAGTTTGTCAAGAGTTTGGGGTAAAGTACAATGTTTGCGATACTTTTGGGGAAGCTTTACTCTGTAACTATCGCTGGCTGAAAAAAATGGGTCAAACTCCAGAATATCTTCCCAATGCCTCTGAGCCAATAATTTAG
- a CDS encoding STAS domain-containing protein — MTSELNYEVVRPNGILDGTQAIQLRQEIGQRLDKKAEIILIDLQEVTFIDSSGLGALVSALKMVRTRGGKLFICSINDQVRMLFELTSMDRVFKVYKDESAFKNEFTASK; from the coding sequence ATGACTTCTGAACTCAACTATGAAGTGGTTCGACCCAACGGCATTTTAGACGGCACGCAAGCAATTCAGCTCCGCCAGGAAATTGGCCAACGTCTTGATAAAAAAGCAGAAATTATCCTCATCGACTTGCAAGAAGTGACCTTCATCGACAGTTCCGGGTTGGGAGCCCTAGTTTCTGCGCTCAAAATGGTTCGTACCAGAGGCGGTAAGCTGTTCATCTGCTCCATCAACGACCAAGTGAGAATGCTATTTGAACTCACCAGTATGGACAGAGTTTTTAAAGTCTATAAAGACGAATCCGCATTTAAAAATGAATTCACTGCCAGCAAATAG
- a CDS encoding NAD(P) transhydrogenase subunit alpha encodes MSEILISALFVFVLASFAGFEVINKVPPTLHTPLMSGSNAISGISVLGALIIAGDKDWSVTVILGLIAIILATVNVVGGFLVTDRMLQMFKKKEDAKA; translated from the coding sequence ATGTCAGAAATCTTGATTTCCGCTTTGTTTGTGTTTGTATTGGCCTCTTTTGCGGGCTTTGAAGTGATTAACAAAGTGCCGCCAACGTTGCACACTCCTTTGATGTCGGGGTCAAATGCTATCTCTGGCATTTCTGTGCTGGGGGCGTTGATTATCGCCGGGGATAAGGATTGGTCGGTAACGGTGATTTTGGGTTTGATTGCCATCATTTTGGCCACGGTTAACGTGGTGGGTGGCTTTTTAGTGACCGATCGGATGTTGCAAATGTTCAAGAAAAAGGAGGATGCAAAAGCATGA
- the rnpA gene encoding ribonuclease P protein component — MLPQENRLKHRRDFDAVYKSGTRRTHGKLSAIALGRDRASFERKSSNETGFDPSPPSAPPTRIGISISQKVSKSAVVRNRIKRQLRAAIRELLPRLSDGWDITIVVRPGASQCNYCQFLQKLEQLLASLEVLNGD; from the coding sequence GTGTTGCCACAAGAGAATCGCCTAAAGCACCGGCGCGATTTTGATGCTGTGTACAAATCTGGCACTCGCCGTACCCACGGCAAGTTGAGTGCGATCGCTCTCGGACGAGACCGAGCCTCCTTTGAGAGGAAGTCATCTAACGAGACAGGTTTCGATCCATCACCGCCATCAGCCCCACCCACCCGCATCGGGATTTCCATCAGTCAAAAAGTCAGCAAAAGTGCTGTGGTGCGCAATCGCATCAAACGCCAGCTCCGAGCTGCCATCAGAGAACTGTTGCCAAGATTATCAGACGGATGGGACATCACCATCGTCGTGCGTCCTGGGGCAAGTCAGTGCAATTATTGCCAATTTCTGCAAAAATTAGAGCAGTTGTTGGCATCTTTGGAGGTACTCAATGGGGATTAA
- the hrcA gene encoding heat-inducible transcriptional repressor HrcA: MPLTLTDRQQYVLWATVKHYIATAEPVGSKALVNEYNLNISPATIRNAMGCLEKAGLLYQPHTSAGRVPSDSGYRIYVDELITPSQTIARQVDVRLKQQLNAQKCSLEALLRGAARMLAQVSGYIAMITMPQTSTARLLHLQLVHMGGGKIMVAIVTDSYHSESMLMELSPALEEPEAEIVEQELQVVSNFLNSKLRGKYLTELYQLDGVPLGRDFERYAESLKAWLASFSRRDTTKGTEIAISGVSEVLRQPEFSELNQVQTLLQLLEDQLPELWPLIFEDTQTTGKRVKVRIGAENPMDALASCALISATYNRHQTPVGSVSVLGPTRMVYENAIAAVAAAADYLSEALS, from the coding sequence ATGCCCCTAACTTTGACCGATCGCCAGCAGTATGTCCTCTGGGCAACTGTCAAACACTACATTGCTACTGCCGAGCCGGTGGGATCCAAAGCATTGGTGAATGAATACAACCTCAATATCAGCCCCGCCACCATCCGCAATGCGATGGGCTGTTTGGAAAAAGCCGGACTGCTCTACCAACCCCACACCTCTGCTGGACGAGTGCCATCGGACTCCGGTTATCGAATTTATGTTGATGAACTGATTACACCCTCGCAAACTATTGCTCGCCAGGTAGATGTCCGACTGAAACAGCAGCTTAATGCTCAGAAGTGTAGCCTGGAAGCTCTCCTGCGGGGAGCGGCCCGAATGCTGGCTCAGGTGAGCGGTTACATCGCCATGATTACCATGCCTCAAACCTCCACGGCACGACTGCTGCACCTGCAATTAGTCCATATGGGCGGGGGTAAAATTATGGTGGCGATCGTCACCGATTCTTATCACAGTGAATCGATGTTGATGGAGCTATCCCCCGCACTGGAAGAGCCGGAGGCGGAAATTGTGGAGCAAGAGCTGCAAGTAGTGTCGAATTTTCTCAATAGCAAGCTGCGGGGAAAATATCTGACGGAGTTATACCAGCTTGATGGAGTACCATTGGGTAGGGACTTTGAGCGGTATGCTGAGTCTTTGAAGGCTTGGTTGGCTTCATTCAGTCGCCGCGACACCACTAAGGGGACGGAAATTGCCATTAGCGGCGTCTCGGAAGTGCTGCGTCAGCCGGAGTTTTCCGAGCTTAATCAGGTCCAGACGCTGCTACAGTTGCTCGAAGACCAGCTTCCGGAGCTGTGGCCCTTGATTTTTGAGGATACTCAGACCACTGGCAAGCGGGTGAAAGTGCGCATTGGGGCGGAAAACCCGATGGATGCGCTGGCGTCTTGTGCTTTGATTAGTGCTACTTATAACCGCCATCAAACTCCCGTGGGGAGTGTTAGCGTCCTCGGTCCGACTAGGATGGTTTATGAAAATGCGATCGCCGCCGTCGCCGCCGCCGCCGACTATCTCTCGGAAGCTCTCAGCTAG
- a CDS encoding DUF2442 domain-containing protein, protein MLAAWDADAQEQLIASATLIEDNLLVTDCALNTWEIPFTSLPALAAITLENRANFEIEEDGSYLYWPTEDIHLDMESFR, encoded by the coding sequence TTGTTAGCCGCATGGGATGCAGATGCCCAAGAGCAATTAATCGCCAGCGCCACCTTGATTGAAGATAATTTATTGGTGACTGACTGCGCCCTGAACACCTGGGAAATTCCTTTTACCAGTTTACCCGCCCTAGCAGCAATTACTCTAGAAAATAGAGCTAACTTTGAAATTGAAGAAGATGGCAGCTATCTTTACTGGCCGACGGAAGATATTCATCTAGATATGGAATCATTTAGATGA
- a CDS encoding NAD(P)(+) transhydrogenase (Re/Si-specific) subunit beta, whose product MSSFMPTVIQLTYLVASSLFFVGLKQLGSPATARKGNLVASIGMLLAVVATLLDKHILNYQMIVLAIAIGTVIGIVSAYKVAMTEMPQMVGLLNGLGGAASAMVAVGEFWRYFATFDNPPLDTTITALLGVLIGGVTLTGSFIAFAKLQGIMTGSPILFPFQQVVNAFLLGGFLVGSVYICLHPTNIPIFLTLVAISLVLGVMFVIPIGGGDMPVVISLLNSFSGLAASAAGFVVMNNMLIIAGALVGASGIILTVIMCKAMNRSLANVLFAGFGSGGGSTAAATGDSVGDQTIHSIDPEESAMMLGYARSVVIVPGYGMAVAQAQHAVRELADQLERLGVEVKYAIHPVAGRMPGHMNVLLAEANVPYEVLYDMDDINPMFEQTDVALVIGANDVVNPAARENPSSPIYGMPILDVDKAGHTIVIKRSMNTGFAGIENDLFYKDRTMMLFGSAKDVVAKLVSEVKQL is encoded by the coding sequence ATGAGTAGCTTTATGCCTACAGTAATACAGCTAACTTATTTGGTGGCGTCGTCCCTATTTTTTGTGGGTCTGAAACAGCTTGGCTCTCCCGCCACAGCGCGCAAGGGTAATTTAGTGGCTTCTATTGGGATGCTACTGGCTGTGGTGGCAACCCTGCTGGATAAGCATATCCTCAATTACCAGATGATTGTATTGGCGATCGCCATTGGCACAGTCATCGGTATCGTCTCCGCCTACAAAGTCGCCATGACCGAAATGCCGCAAATGGTAGGCTTACTCAACGGTTTAGGCGGCGCCGCCTCCGCAATGGTAGCCGTGGGCGAATTCTGGCGCTATTTCGCCACCTTCGATAACCCCCCCCTCGACACCACCATCACCGCCTTACTTGGCGTCCTCATCGGTGGCGTCACCTTAACCGGTTCCTTCATTGCCTTTGCCAAACTCCAAGGCATTATGACCGGTTCCCCCATTCTCTTCCCCTTCCAGCAAGTAGTTAACGCCTTCCTCTTGGGTGGGTTTCTCGTGGGGAGCGTCTATATTTGCCTCCACCCCACAAACATCCCCATCTTCCTGACTCTGGTGGCAATTTCTCTAGTATTAGGTGTGATGTTCGTTATCCCCATTGGCGGCGGTGATATGCCAGTGGTGATATCCCTGTTAAACTCTTTTTCTGGTTTAGCCGCATCCGCCGCCGGTTTTGTGGTGATGAATAATATGCTCATCATCGCTGGTGCTTTAGTCGGAGCTTCCGGTATCATCCTCACCGTTATCATGTGCAAAGCGATGAACCGCTCCCTGGCTAACGTCTTATTCGCCGGTTTTGGCAGCGGTGGTGGTAGCACTGCAGCCGCTACTGGTGATAGCGTGGGCGACCAAACTATCCACAGCATCGACCCAGAAGAAAGCGCCATGATGTTAGGTTATGCGCGTTCTGTGGTCATCGTTCCTGGTTATGGGATGGCAGTAGCTCAGGCTCAGCACGCCGTGCGAGAATTGGCAGACCAATTGGAGCGCCTGGGAGTAGAGGTAAAATATGCCATTCACCCCGTGGCGGGACGGATGCCCGGTCACATGAACGTATTATTAGCTGAAGCTAATGTGCCCTATGAAGTGCTATATGACATGGATGATATTAACCCCATGTTTGAGCAAACAGATGTGGCATTAGTTATTGGTGCTAATGATGTGGTGAACCCAGCGGCGCGGGAAAATCCCAGCAGTCCGATTTACGGGATGCCCATTTTGGATGTGGATAAAGCCGGTCATACAATTGTTATCAAACGCAGTATGAATACTGGGTTTGCGGGCATTGAAAATGATTTGTTTTACAAAGACCGGACGATGATGTTATTTGGCAGCGCGAAAGATGTGGTAGCCAAATTAGTATCAGAAGTGAAGCAGCTTTAA
- the rpmH gene encoding 50S ribosomal protein L34, producing the protein MTKRTLHGTSRKRKRVSGFRVRMRTKNGQKVIKARRRKGRYRLAV; encoded by the coding sequence ATGACGAAGCGAACCCTACATGGCACCAGCCGCAAGCGCAAAAGAGTATCAGGTTTTCGCGTGCGGATGCGGACGAAAAATGGCCAAAAAGTAATCAAAGCTCGCCGCCGCAAGGGCAGGTATCGTTTGGCAGTGTAG